From Zingiber officinale cultivar Zhangliang chromosome 5B, Zo_v1.1, whole genome shotgun sequence, the proteins below share one genomic window:
- the LOC121986117 gene encoding alpha-mannosidase At3g26720-like translates to MAIDRDPFCSLVFLAFLAVSFSVGDSEYIAYNTTPSIVPDKLNVHIVAHTHDDVGWLKTVDQYYVGSNNSIQGACVQNVLDSIIPALLADENRRFIYVEQAFFQRWWRQQSDAIKKTVKELLSSGQLELINGGMCMHDEATVHYIDMIDQTTLGHRYIKQEFGIIPRIGWQIDPFGHSAVQAYLLSAEVGFDALYFFRMDYQDKEKRKELKRLEVVWRGSKSLGSTTEIFAGIFPKNYEPPPGGFYFEVNDDSPVVQDDPLLFDYNVQERVNDFVAAAISQANITRTNHIMFTMGTDFKYQYANSWFRQMDKFIHYVNKDGRVNALYSTPSIYTDAKYASKESWPLKTDDFFPYADNPNAYWTGYFTSRPALKGYVRLMSGYYLAARQLEFLKGRNSFGHTTDSLADALAIAQHHDAVTGTEKQHVANDYAKRLSIGYSQAEKLVGTSLACLTELNSTSDCDNITTKFEQCPLLNITYCPPSEVDLSHGKTLIILVYNSLGWKRADVIRIPVISESAVYDSKGNEIESQLLPISDASVNFRNNHVKAYTGFSPSTTPKFWLAFPVSVQPLGFNTYFVKSAIGKGSISVTSTFYSSQQSTNGNIEVGQGNLKLLHNVDDGTLTHILNTRNLVKTTMELSYSYYAGDSGRGSDPQASGAYIFRPNGTFPIALKEEAPVTIVQGPILDEIHQQISPWIYQISRVYKGKEHIEVEFTVGPIPVDDEIGKEIVTKITTGMLTNKTFYTDSNGRDFLRRVRDYRSDWDIQVNQPVAGNYYPINLGIYIQDNNTELSVLVDRAVGGSSIVDGQIELMLHRRLLHDDGRGVGEALNETVCVDDECEGLTVRGKFYIRIDPLGEGSKWRRSFGQEIYSPLLLAFSEQDGGNWTSSHITEFSAFDPSYSLPDNVALVTLQALEDGNVLLRLAHLYEVREDKDLSSIAYVKLTKMFPGKKITNIIETNLSANQERSEMEKKRLKWPVEGSTRAETIVRGGPVDASKLVVELAPMEIRTFLIKFDYITFGKIGDR, encoded by the exons ATGGCGATCGATCGTGATCCTTTCTGTTCTCTGGTGTTTCTCGCATTCTTAGCTGTATCGTTTTCGGTGGGGGATTCGGAGTACATTGCTTACAATACTACGCCGAGCATCGTCCCAGACAAGCTCAATGTCCACATCGTCGCGCATACCCACGACGACGTTGGGTGGCTCAAGACCGTCGACCAGTACTACGTTGGCTCCAACAATTCCATCCAG GGAGCATGTGTTCAGAACGTTCTTGATTCGATCATTCCTGCACTGTTGGCGGACGAGAATCGCAGGTTCATCTATGTGGAACAA GCGTTCTTTCAGCGATGGTGGAGGCAGCAGAGTGATGCGATTAAGAAGACAGTGAAGGAGCTCCTCAGCTCTGGCCAATTGGAACTCAT AAATGGAGGCATGTGCATGCATGATGAAGCTACGGTTCACTATATTGATATGATCGATCAGACAACCCTTGGGCACCGATATATCAAGCAAGAATTTGGGATCATACCAAGGATTGGTTGGCAGATAGATCCTTTTGGACATTCAGCAGTGCAAGCTTACTTACTTTCTGCTGAG GTTGGATTTGATGCTCTTTACTTTTTTCGGATGGACTACCAAGACAAGGAAAAGAGGAAAGAGTTAAAGAGGCTTGAGGTTGTGTGGCGGGGTTCTAAGTCGCTTGGCTCAACTACAGAA ATATTCGCTGGTATATTTCCAAAGAACTATGAACCTCCCCCTGGTGGTTTTTACTTTGAAGTGAATGATGATTCTCCTGTTGTTCAG GATGATCCTCTTTTGTTTGATTACAATGTTCAAGAGCGTGTGAATGATTTTGTGGCTGCAGCTATATCACAG GCAAATATTACCAGGACAAATCATATAATGTTTACAATGGGGACAGATTTCAAGTATCAATATGCAAATTCATGGTTTAGGCAGATGGATAAATTCATTCATTATGTCAACAAA GATGGGCGGGTCAATGCCTTGTATTCTACACCTTCCATCTATACTGATGCAAAGTACGCATCTAAGGAATCCTGGCCTTTGAAGACTGATGACTTCTTTCC TTATGCAGATAATCCAAATGCATACTGGACTGGTTACTTCACAAGTAGGCCAGCCTTAAAAGGTTATGTGAGACTGATGAGTGGCTATTATCTG GCTGCAAGGCAATTAGAATTTCTCAAAGGACGAAATAGTTTTGGCCATACAACGGACAGTCTGGCTGATGCTTTAGCTATTGCTCAACATCATGATGCTGTCACTGGAACAGAAAAGCAACACGTAGCAAATGATTATGCCAAACGACTATCTATAGGCTATTCACAG gcggagaagctagTTGGAACTTCTCTTGCTTGCTTAACAGAGTTGAACTCAACTTCAGATTGCGACAACATTACAACAAAATTTGAACAG TGTCCTCTTTTGAACATAACCTATTGCCCTCCATCTGAAGTGGATTTGTCTCATGGAAAAACATTG atTATTCTTGTCTACAATTCTCTTGGTTGGAAACGGGCCGACGTTATCCGTATACCT GTTATCAGTGAATCTGCTGTTTATGATTCTAAGGGAAATGAGATTGAATCACAGCTTTTGCCAATATCAGATGCTTCAGTTAACTTCAGAAATAACCATGTTAAGGCATATACAGGCTTTTCTCCTAGTACCACACCCAAATTTTGGCTTGCCTTTCCAGTTTCTGTACAGCCACTTGGCTTCAATACGTATTTTGTAAAAAGTGCAATTGGGAAAG GGTCAATTTCTGTAACATCGACCTTTTATTCATCACAACAAAGTACAAATGGAAATATTGAAGTTGGGCAAGGAAATCTAAAGCTTCTACATAATGTGGATGATGGAACTCTGACTCATATTTTGAATACACGAAATCTG GTAAAAACTACTATGGAACTTTCATACAGTTACTATGCTGGAGACAGTGGACGTGGTAGCGACCCTCAG GCATCTGGAGCATACATATTTCGGCCAAATGGTACATTTCCTATAGCACTGAAAGAGGAG GCACCAGTGACAATTGTACAAGGACCCATATTAGATGAAATACATCAGCAGataagtccatggatatatcag ATTTCCCGGGTTTACAAGGGAAAGGAGCATATAGAAGTCGAATTTACT GTTGGGCCAATACCAGTGGATGATGAAATTGGAAAGGAAATAGTGACCAAAATTACAACAGGCATGCTGACAAACAAAACTTTCTACACAGATTCTAATGGAAGAGATTTTCTGAGAAGG GTCCGAGATTACAGATCAGACTGGGACATTCAAGTCAACCAACCTGTCGCTGGAAATTACTATCCT ATCAATTTGGGAATTTACATTCAAGATAATAATACAGAACTTTCTGTTCTGGTAGACCGTGCTGTTGGTGGTTCTAGCATTGTGGATGGACAAATTGAGCTGATGCTTCATAG GAGGCTGCTACATGATGATGGTCGTGGTGTAGGAGAGGCACTTAATGAAACAGTTTGTGTTGATGATGAATGTGAAGGACTAACT gttcgaggtaaattctaCATAAGAATTGATCCTCTTGGAGAAGGATCTAAATGGCGCAGGAGCTTTGGCCAGGAGATATATTCTCCACTCCTCCTAGCATTCTCAGAACAG GATGGTGGTAACTGGACAAGCTCACATATTACAGAATTCTCAGCATTTGACCCCTCCTACAGTTTACCAGATAATGTTGCTCTCGTAACTCTCCAG GCACTTGAAGATGGAAATGTTCTCCTCCGTTTGGCACACCTTTATGAG GTCAGAGAAGACAAGGACCTCTCATCTATTGCCTATGTGAAGCTTACGAAGATGTTCCCTGGGAAAAAG ATCACCAACATAATAGAGACAAACTTGTCTGCTAATCAAGAGAGGTctgagatggagaagaaaagacTGAAGTGGCCAGTTGAGGGTTCTACTAGAGCTGAAACCATCGTCAGGGGAGGACCTGTTGATGCTTCCAAACTGGTCGTGGAGCTTGCTCCTATGGAGATTCGcacttttttgataaaatttgattacattacctTTGGCAAAATAGGGGATCGCTGA